One Glutamicibacter mishrai genomic window carries:
- a CDS encoding DUF58 domain-containing protein encodes MEKTPRFDSRNALSWVRSERSTPATLRRLRLDLLTVRGWCTLGAGALLMFFAYLFGRHELMALGISLIVLAAVSWGLALGLRGRTRIQRQVLSTVPSVGEVCRVRLSCAESATIQERLPESFGPGPKFEAPGGLDYELVFGTRGIHQLGPAQQIVSDSLGLIQGMVNTGETMDVPVRSELIDLHRFASLGEQMLTGDARHSLSTTADYYDVAIRDYQQGDSIRQVHWKASARQGKLMVRQENHVATAQALLILDTAFDHWCHSGVDLRLSIPAGAKEDLPSSRRFETALSLASSIGLCYASSGYQLSVRDLSGAPLISEHPQATSDVAAQSNFESFHAATAVLALSTGGTEMAASEIFGDGLHKELLGYRDEPVIMILGELTMIQARWLATLARTVRHAEIFILVAHPERYSDVHQELAGTGWKIHLIPATMGAEQMWGGA; translated from the coding sequence ATGGAGAAAACACCTCGCTTCGACTCCCGCAATGCCTTGTCGTGGGTTCGCTCGGAACGATCGACACCGGCCACGTTGCGCAGGCTGCGCCTGGACCTGCTCACGGTGCGCGGATGGTGCACCCTGGGCGCCGGGGCCCTGCTCATGTTCTTCGCCTATCTCTTCGGACGGCACGAGCTCATGGCCCTGGGCATCAGCCTGATCGTCTTGGCGGCTGTTAGCTGGGGACTCGCGCTGGGTCTTCGCGGGCGCACAAGAATCCAGCGGCAAGTGCTCTCCACGGTGCCTAGCGTGGGTGAAGTGTGCAGGGTGAGGCTGAGTTGCGCGGAATCGGCAACCATCCAAGAGCGGCTTCCAGAGAGCTTCGGCCCCGGACCCAAATTCGAGGCACCGGGAGGCTTGGACTACGAACTGGTCTTCGGCACCCGCGGCATCCACCAGCTCGGTCCCGCGCAGCAAATCGTCTCGGACAGCCTGGGCCTCATCCAGGGGATGGTCAACACCGGTGAAACCATGGATGTCCCGGTCCGCTCCGAACTCATTGATCTGCACCGCTTCGCCTCCCTTGGCGAGCAGATGCTTACCGGCGACGCCCGGCACTCGCTCAGCACCACCGCGGATTATTACGACGTCGCCATTCGCGACTACCAGCAGGGCGATTCCATCCGCCAGGTCCATTGGAAGGCCAGCGCGCGGCAAGGCAAGCTCATGGTCCGACAGGAGAATCATGTCGCCACCGCCCAGGCGCTGCTGATCCTGGACACCGCATTCGATCATTGGTGCCACAGCGGTGTGGATCTTCGCCTGTCCATCCCCGCCGGGGCGAAGGAAGACCTGCCCAGCAGCCGTCGTTTTGAAACGGCCTTATCCCTGGCCAGCAGCATCGGGCTGTGCTACGCCTCCAGCGGCTACCAACTATCTGTCCGTGATCTCAGCGGCGCGCCACTGATCAGCGAGCATCCGCAAGCAACCTCCGATGTCGCGGCCCAGTCGAACTTCGAATCCTTCCACGCAGCTACCGCGGTGCTAGCACTGAGCACCGGCGGGACAGAGATGGCCGCCTCGGAAATCTTCGGCGACGGCTTGCACAAGGAATTATTGGGGTACCGGGACGAACCGGTCATCATGATCCTGGGAGAGCTCACCATGATCCAGGCTCGATGGCTTGCCACCTTGGCGCGCACGGTACGCCATGCCGAAATCTTTATTCTGGTAGCGCATCCGGAACGATATTCAGACGTGCACCAGGAACTGGCCGGAACCGGGTGGAAGATCCATCTGATCCCGGCAACCATGGGCGCAGAACAGATGTGGGGCGGAGCATGA
- a CDS encoding AAA family ATPase: MSANPTMPSLDSTFQANCQRIFDAVQSVINGKPEAITNALTVLLAQGHLLLEDVPGVGKTMLAKSLAKSVNGSVHRIQFTPDLLPSDVTGVSVYSPQTHEFTFHPGPIFANIVIADEINRANAKTQSALLECMEETQVTVDSITHPLEHPFMVVATQNPIDSEGTFALPEAQRDRFMGRISLGYPQREAEISMITGHHHHEPLETLASVLQLADLQQMIEQVSSITVTERLSSYVVDLGRASRNHPHIELGASPRALIQWVRAAKAHAAINGRDHVLPEDVRSVAQMVLNHRLILTRRALADGVDVQDLIQELLSSTPVS, from the coding sequence ATGAGTGCGAACCCGACGATGCCATCGCTGGATTCAACGTTCCAAGCGAATTGCCAACGCATCTTCGATGCCGTGCAGAGCGTGATCAACGGAAAACCCGAGGCCATCACGAATGCGCTGACGGTGCTTCTGGCCCAAGGCCATCTGCTGCTGGAGGATGTTCCCGGCGTGGGCAAGACCATGCTGGCAAAGTCCCTAGCCAAAAGCGTGAACGGGTCCGTCCACCGCATCCAGTTCACTCCCGATCTGCTGCCCAGCGACGTGACCGGCGTATCAGTCTATTCGCCGCAGACCCATGAATTCACGTTCCATCCCGGCCCGATTTTCGCCAATATCGTCATTGCCGATGAAATCAATCGCGCCAATGCAAAAACGCAATCAGCGTTGCTTGAATGCATGGAAGAAACCCAAGTAACGGTCGATTCGATCACCCACCCGCTCGAACACCCCTTCATGGTGGTTGCGACCCAGAACCCCATTGACTCCGAGGGGACCTTCGCGCTGCCCGAAGCGCAACGCGATCGCTTCATGGGCCGGATCTCCTTGGGATATCCGCAACGTGAAGCCGAGATATCCATGATCACCGGGCACCATCATCACGAGCCCTTGGAAACGTTGGCCTCGGTCTTGCAACTGGCTGACCTGCAGCAGATGATCGAACAGGTCAGCTCGATCACCGTTACCGAACGGCTGAGTTCCTATGTCGTGGACTTGGGCCGTGCTTCGCGGAATCATCCGCACATCGAGCTCGGCGCTTCACCTCGTGCCCTGATCCAGTGGGTGCGGGCCGCCAAAGCGCACGCTGCGATTAATGGCCGCGACCATGTTCTGCCCGAAGACGTGCGAAGCGTGGCCCAAATGGTCCTGAACCACCGGTTGATCCTTACCCGACGCGCACTGGCTGATGGGGTGGACGTCCAAGACCTCATCCAAGAACTGCTCTCCAGCACCCCCGTCAGCTAG
- a CDS encoding TatD family hydrolase: MSKKKSDTDITRVPEAYRPSEVEDSTGPEGRARKSQNEHGGSKRNLHYPEAPEALPVAVVDNHTHLDFLDGTVKVSAADALAAAAAVGVKGLIQVGCDVPSSEYAVQVANEYPNILAAVAIHPNDAARLAERSELADALNRIEELASDPRVRALGETGLDYFRTGEDGREAQEHSFREHLRIAVEQGKAVQIHDRDAHDDVVRILKSSQLPPKVVFHCFSGDEQLAEICNDHGWYMSFSGTVTFKNSHGLRAALDVADPKLLLVETDAPFLTPHPFRGRPNASYMIPYTTRFMAETKGVELAEFCEQIDANTREVYGAF, encoded by the coding sequence GTGTCAAAGAAGAAGTCGGACACCGACATCACCCGTGTTCCTGAGGCTTACCGTCCCAGTGAAGTCGAGGATTCAACCGGTCCTGAAGGGCGCGCGCGCAAGTCCCAGAACGAACATGGCGGCAGCAAGCGGAACCTGCACTATCCCGAAGCGCCGGAAGCCCTGCCGGTTGCGGTGGTCGACAACCACACCCATCTGGACTTCCTTGATGGCACGGTCAAGGTCTCTGCCGCTGACGCATTGGCAGCTGCTGCCGCAGTAGGAGTCAAAGGCTTGATCCAGGTCGGCTGCGATGTCCCTTCCTCTGAATATGCAGTGCAGGTGGCCAATGAATACCCTAATATCCTGGCTGCGGTGGCCATCCATCCGAACGACGCGGCACGACTTGCCGAGCGCAGTGAACTTGCCGATGCCTTGAATCGCATCGAAGAACTTGCCTCGGACCCTCGCGTGCGAGCCTTGGGGGAGACCGGCCTTGATTACTTCCGCACTGGCGAAGATGGGCGCGAGGCCCAGGAACACTCATTCCGCGAACACCTGCGGATCGCCGTGGAGCAGGGCAAGGCTGTCCAGATCCACGACCGTGATGCGCATGATGATGTCGTGAGGATCCTCAAAAGCTCCCAATTGCCGCCGAAAGTCGTATTCCATTGCTTCTCGGGAGATGAGCAATTGGCGGAAATCTGCAACGACCATGGCTGGTACATGTCATTCTCCGGAACAGTGACCTTCAAGAATTCCCATGGCTTGCGTGCCGCACTGGACGTGGCGGACCCGAAGTTATTGCTCGTGGAAACAGATGCCCCGTTCTTGACGCCGCATCCATTCCGTGGACGGCCCAACGCGAGCTACATGATTCCTTATACGACTAGGTTCATGGCAGAAACCAAGGGTGTGGAGCTTGCCGAATTCTGCGAACAAATCGATGCCAATACCCGTGAAGTGTACGGAGCATTCTAG
- a CDS encoding resuscitation-promoting factor, with protein sequence MKYLAQALAVAVVIAGAVFYVAGQKSVVISVDGEDQEVSTRAATVSALLEQQEISLDERDEISAGLDSKLSDDQKIDIKRNKSVEVTVDGTERVVHTTGMTVADVVNQLDLEKGSEVSLDENMQLTALSDDFEVITPKDFTLIVGDKKKDISTTASTVKELLAEQKIKVDDNDEINVKVDDETEKNVKDSTAIDAGAEVEVIEVNIKTWDETRDIDFETKEVKDKSLDKGDTEVKTEGKKGERELTLRQETRNGKKGEEEVLKSKVTKEPVAEVIRVGTKEEEKKEEKKEESSSKPSTNTGNISATWKALAKCESGGNWSINSGNGYYGGLQFSASSWRAVGGTKYAPLPHQATPQEQIAAAEKLRASGGWGHWPACSSKLGLR encoded by the coding sequence GTGAAATACCTGGCTCAGGCGCTCGCCGTGGCCGTGGTTATCGCCGGCGCCGTGTTCTATGTTGCTGGCCAGAAGTCGGTAGTCATCTCCGTCGATGGAGAAGACCAGGAAGTCAGCACTCGCGCTGCGACTGTCAGCGCGCTGCTGGAGCAGCAGGAGATCTCTCTGGATGAACGCGATGAAATCTCCGCAGGTCTCGATTCGAAGCTTTCTGATGATCAGAAGATTGATATCAAGCGCAACAAGTCCGTTGAGGTGACCGTTGACGGCACCGAACGCGTTGTTCACACCACCGGCATGACCGTGGCTGACGTTGTCAACCAGCTGGATCTCGAAAAGGGATCCGAGGTCTCCCTTGACGAAAACATGCAGTTGACCGCCTTGAGTGACGACTTCGAAGTGATCACTCCTAAAGACTTCACCCTGATTGTGGGCGACAAGAAGAAGGACATCTCCACCACCGCATCGACCGTCAAGGAACTGCTCGCCGAGCAGAAAATCAAGGTTGATGACAATGATGAAATCAACGTCAAGGTTGACGACGAGACTGAAAAGAACGTCAAGGACAGCACCGCGATCGACGCTGGCGCAGAGGTTGAGGTCATCGAGGTCAACATTAAGACCTGGGACGAAACCCGCGACATCGATTTCGAGACCAAGGAAGTCAAGGACAAGTCCCTGGATAAGGGCGATACCGAGGTCAAGACCGAAGGAAAAAAGGGCGAACGCGAACTGACCCTGCGCCAGGAAACCCGCAACGGCAAGAAGGGCGAGGAAGAAGTCCTCAAGTCCAAGGTCACCAAGGAACCTGTCGCTGAAGTAATCCGCGTGGGCACCAAGGAAGAAGAAAAGAAGGAAGAGAAGAAGGAAGAATCCTCTTCGAAGCCTTCGACCAACACCGGCAATATCTCCGCAACGTGGAAGGCGCTGGCTAAGTGCGAATCCGGCGGAAACTGGTCCATCAACTCCGGCAATGGCTACTACGGCGGCCTGCAGTTCTCGGCCTCGTCATGGCGAGCAGTGGGCGGCACCAAGTATGCGCCATTGCCACACCAGGCCACCCCTCAGGAACAGATTGCAGCAGCTGAGAAGCTTCGCGCTTCCGGTGGCTGGGGCCACTGGCCAGCCTGCTCGTCGAAGCTGGGCCTGCGCTAG
- the rsmA gene encoding 16S rRNA (adenine(1518)-N(6)/adenine(1519)-N(6))-dimethyltransferase RsmA, translating to MSKESLPLLGATEIRRLAEELGIRPTKTLGQNFVIDGNTIRRIVAAANVDPAETVLEVGPGLGSLTLGIMDAAAKVVAVEIDPPLAKRLPQTMAEFRPGREDDLTVILSDAMKVTELPGEPTSLVANLPYNVAVPVVLHLLEHFPSIRNGLVMVQDEVADRMSATPGNKIYGVPSVKGAWYGTMRKAGVIGMNVFWPAPKIHSGLVGFTRDKDRSDAPDRKEVFAIIDAAFAQRRKTLRAALSGWAGSGTRAEKILVAAGIDPKERGEKLDIEQYINIARAAKEVPADVADSEG from the coding sequence ATGTCTAAGGAATCTTTGCCGCTGCTTGGGGCCACCGAAATCCGTCGACTAGCCGAAGAGCTGGGAATCCGCCCTACCAAGACCTTGGGGCAGAACTTTGTGATTGATGGGAACACCATCCGCCGCATTGTCGCCGCCGCCAATGTCGACCCAGCTGAAACAGTTCTGGAGGTAGGTCCGGGGCTCGGTTCGCTGACCCTTGGCATCATGGATGCGGCCGCCAAAGTCGTTGCCGTGGAAATCGACCCGCCGCTGGCCAAGCGCTTGCCGCAGACCATGGCCGAGTTCCGGCCAGGCCGCGAAGATGACCTGACCGTCATCCTCAGTGATGCCATGAAGGTCACCGAGCTGCCGGGGGAGCCGACCTCGCTGGTAGCCAACCTGCCATACAACGTCGCAGTACCGGTGGTCCTGCACTTGCTGGAACACTTCCCGAGCATTCGCAATGGCCTGGTCATGGTCCAGGACGAAGTAGCCGACCGCATGAGCGCTACGCCGGGCAACAAGATTTATGGAGTCCCATCGGTCAAGGGCGCCTGGTACGGCACCATGCGCAAGGCCGGCGTGATCGGCATGAACGTCTTCTGGCCAGCGCCGAAAATCCACTCCGGGCTGGTTGGCTTCACCCGCGACAAGGACCGCAGCGACGCTCCGGACCGCAAGGAAGTCTTCGCCATCATCGATGCCGCCTTCGCCCAGCGTCGCAAGACCCTGCGTGCCGCCCTGTCCGGCTGGGCCGGTTCGGGCACCCGCGCTGAAAAGATCTTGGTGGCCGCCGGAATCGATCCCAAGGAACGCGGCGAAAAGCTTGATATCGAGCAGTACATCAATATCGCCCGGGCAGCCAAAGAAGTTCCTGCAGACGTAGCAGACAGCGAGGGCTAA
- a CDS encoding 4-(cytidine 5'-diphospho)-2-C-methyl-D-erythritol kinase: MAQQRVIATAPGKINCYFRVGPPREDGYHEVASLYVAVSLTEQIEATLRTDGELQLSLEPDSPVVHDPENFPLGEGNLVYQAAQLLREHTGTTLGADLHITKRVPIAGGMGGGSADAAATLVACNELWQTHLDREELGRLGARLGADVPFALMGGAAIGLGIGDQLAPLLTRAKTHWVLIPASYGLSTPRVYGMLDRLRSGMDIEVPKEIDPAVIEALMASDAPALAQVLANDLTQASLALAPELGTMRDLAEGAGALRAMVSGSGPTLALLVRDGEHAEEVMAQLGDEVGVATIDVTAPAAGARITLSE; the protein is encoded by the coding sequence GTGGCACAACAGCGCGTTATCGCCACCGCCCCGGGAAAGATCAACTGCTACTTCCGAGTGGGCCCACCACGTGAAGACGGCTACCACGAAGTGGCAAGCCTCTACGTTGCGGTATCCCTGACCGAGCAAATCGAAGCCACGCTGCGTACCGATGGCGAACTGCAGCTGAGCCTTGAACCTGATTCGCCTGTGGTCCACGACCCTGAAAACTTTCCGCTGGGCGAAGGCAACCTCGTGTACCAGGCCGCCCAGCTGCTGCGCGAGCACACCGGGACGACGCTGGGCGCCGACCTGCACATCACAAAGCGTGTTCCCATCGCTGGCGGCATGGGCGGAGGATCTGCGGACGCCGCTGCCACCCTGGTCGCCTGCAACGAATTGTGGCAGACCCATCTGGACCGCGAGGAACTGGGACGCCTGGGTGCGCGGCTCGGAGCGGACGTGCCTTTTGCGCTGATGGGCGGCGCAGCCATTGGCCTGGGCATCGGAGACCAGCTGGCGCCTTTGCTAACCCGTGCCAAAACCCACTGGGTACTGATTCCTGCCAGCTATGGATTGTCCACGCCACGGGTGTATGGAATGCTGGATCGCCTGCGCTCCGGCATGGACATCGAGGTTCCGAAGGAAATCGACCCAGCGGTCATCGAGGCATTGATGGCCTCCGACGCTCCGGCCTTGGCGCAGGTGCTTGCCAATGACCTGACCCAGGCCTCGCTGGCCTTGGCTCCGGAGTTGGGCACTATGCGGGATCTTGCCGAAGGCGCTGGCGCCTTGCGCGCCATGGTCTCGGGCTCCGGGCCGACTTTGGCCCTGCTGGTGCGCGATGGCGAGCACGCCGAAGAAGTGATGGCCCAGCTCGGCGACGAGGTGGGCGTTGCCACCATTGATGTCACTGCACCTGCTGCTGGTGCACGTATCACCCTCAGCGAGTAG
- a CDS encoding NAD(P)/FAD-dependent oxidoreductase, giving the protein MLNGQVSHWWEQIGVPEPRPKLRGHSTVDVAIVGAGFTGLWTAYYLAKANPDLDIAILEARHVGYGASGRNGGWLTNTITAGANHYLKTHSVQQINDFQLAMNRTVDEVINVCAAESIDADILRGGEFEVAYTPAQERRLRAHAEANKSWEHTGTMLLESAEALNKINVAGTRAALWHPHAARIHPAKLVRGLAETVERLGVKIYEDTRVKAIRPRQLELDGGTVNTTYIVRATEGFTAQLAGHKRLWLPMNSSMIVTEPLPESVWDELNWSAGEVLGDYAHVYMYAQRTADDRIAIGGRGVPYKYGSRTDMDGQTPQSTITGLQEILQRMFPQTQQAKIAHAWSGVLGVPRDWAATVGLDQQTGIGWAGGYVGTGVATTNLSGRTLRDLILGQETGLTRLPWVNHEVRKWEPEPLRWLATKGLYAAYGQADRSELKGREKSSTLALIADKITGKP; this is encoded by the coding sequence ATGCTCAATGGCCAGGTATCGCATTGGTGGGAACAAATCGGCGTCCCAGAGCCCAGGCCGAAACTTCGCGGGCACAGCACCGTGGATGTCGCTATCGTGGGAGCCGGGTTCACCGGCCTGTGGACCGCCTACTACCTGGCCAAGGCCAATCCGGACCTGGACATCGCGATTCTCGAAGCCCGCCACGTTGGCTACGGAGCCTCCGGGCGCAATGGCGGATGGTTGACCAACACCATCACCGCAGGCGCGAACCACTACCTCAAAACGCATTCGGTCCAGCAGATCAACGATTTCCAGCTGGCCATGAACCGCACCGTAGATGAAGTCATCAACGTTTGCGCAGCCGAATCCATCGATGCCGATATTCTTCGTGGCGGAGAATTCGAAGTCGCCTACACGCCGGCACAGGAACGGCGCCTTCGCGCCCATGCGGAGGCGAACAAGTCCTGGGAACACACCGGAACCATGCTCTTGGAATCAGCCGAGGCGCTAAACAAGATCAACGTCGCCGGGACCCGCGCGGCCCTGTGGCATCCGCACGCCGCGAGAATTCATCCAGCAAAACTCGTGCGCGGACTCGCCGAGACCGTAGAACGTCTTGGCGTGAAAATCTATGAAGATACGCGGGTCAAGGCAATCCGTCCTCGGCAACTCGAGTTGGATGGCGGAACGGTCAATACAACGTATATCGTCCGCGCCACCGAAGGCTTCACCGCTCAGTTGGCCGGCCACAAGAGATTGTGGCTGCCCATGAACTCTTCGATGATCGTCACCGAACCATTGCCTGAATCCGTCTGGGATGAATTGAATTGGAGCGCCGGCGAAGTGCTGGGGGACTACGCCCACGTGTACATGTACGCCCAGCGCACCGCCGATGACCGGATTGCCATTGGCGGACGCGGAGTGCCCTACAAATATGGTTCGCGCACCGACATGGATGGACAGACACCGCAGAGCACCATCACTGGGCTTCAAGAAATCCTGCAACGGATGTTCCCGCAAACACAACAGGCAAAAATTGCCCATGCCTGGTCCGGTGTGCTCGGTGTGCCACGTGACTGGGCAGCAACTGTGGGTCTGGATCAGCAGACCGGCATCGGCTGGGCCGGCGGGTACGTCGGCACCGGTGTGGCCACCACCAACCTTTCCGGCAGGACCTTGCGCGACTTGATTTTGGGGCAGGAGACGGGGCTAACCCGGTTGCCATGGGTCAATCATGAGGTGCGCAAATGGGAGCCGGAGCCGCTGCGATGGCTGGCCACTAAAGGGCTTTATGCCGCCTACGGCCAAGCGGATCGAAGCGAGCTCAAGGGCCGGGAAAAGTCGTCAACTCTGGCCCTCATCGCCGATAAGATCACCGGCAAACCATAG
- a CDS encoding putative quinol monooxygenase — MNQLLPAHVQLTTAEAGCLSFHVTPTEDPWIWNVAEEFTDPSAFEAHQVRVRDSAWGQGTAGIKREYRIDGLPSAAR, encoded by the coding sequence GTGAATCAGCTCCTGCCTGCCCACGTGCAGCTCACGACGGCAGAAGCTGGCTGCCTCTCGTTCCACGTGACTCCCACCGAGGATCCTTGGATTTGGAATGTCGCCGAAGAATTCACCGATCCGTCAGCCTTCGAAGCGCATCAGGTGCGGGTCCGCGATAGCGCGTGGGGCCAAGGAACCGCCGGCATCAAGCGCGAATATCGCATCGACGGTTTGCCGTCTGCCGCCCGGTAG
- a CDS encoding ABC-F family ATP-binding cassette domain-containing protein: MAHLLGGEALHLEYPTHTVFDSVTIGISDGDRIGLVGRNGEGKSSLLGMLSGKIEPNSGRVTLRNGLRVGVLDQSDTLDPEATVHYSVVGEMEDHEWAGEARIRDIISGLVADLDWEATVGTLSGGQRRRVALAALLVQDWDVIILDEPTNHLDVEGISWLAGHINNRWSKNSGGLMVVTHDRWFLDAVCTTTWEVHDRLVEPFEGGYAAYVLQRVERDRIAAVTENKRQNMMKKELAWLRRGAPARTSKPKFRIEAANQLIADVPPARNPLELQKMATSRLGKDVIDLLDTEVSFGAKQVLKPFTWRIGPGERTGLLGANGAGKSTLLGLIAGTVEPTGGKIKRGQTVKLAVLDQQFRELEQIGQDKVREVLARYRTTFNVDGKDLTPAQLLERLGFSSAHLSTKVAELSGGQRRRLQLLMILMDEPNVMILDEPTNDVDTDMLAALEDLLDSWPGTLIVVSHDRYLLERVTDQQYAILGGQFRHVPGGVDEYLKLRAAEGSTGGSNPSQSQGGSSVAKPTGPSGAELRAAQKELNANERKVSQLNEKIAKVHAKMADHDQSDYEGLGKFTAEIDEYQTQIDELEERWLELTEMLE, from the coding sequence GTGGCTCATTTACTCGGGGGCGAAGCCCTACATCTGGAATATCCCACCCATACTGTCTTCGACTCGGTGACCATCGGCATTTCCGATGGAGACCGTATCGGCTTGGTGGGACGCAACGGCGAAGGCAAATCCTCGCTGCTCGGCATGCTCTCGGGCAAGATCGAGCCCAACTCCGGACGCGTCACCCTGCGTAATGGGCTGCGGGTCGGCGTTTTGGACCAGTCCGACACCTTGGATCCGGAAGCCACCGTGCACTACAGCGTGGTGGGCGAAATGGAAGACCATGAGTGGGCTGGCGAGGCCCGCATCCGCGACATCATTTCCGGTCTGGTCGCGGACCTCGACTGGGAAGCAACCGTCGGCACCCTCTCGGGCGGACAGCGCCGCCGCGTCGCACTGGCCGCGCTGCTGGTTCAGGACTGGGATGTCATCATCCTGGACGAGCCCACCAACCACTTGGACGTGGAAGGAATCTCGTGGCTGGCCGGGCATATCAATAACCGCTGGTCCAAGAATTCGGGCGGCCTGATGGTCGTCACCCACGACCGCTGGTTCCTCGACGCCGTTTGCACCACCACCTGGGAGGTGCACGACCGGCTCGTTGAGCCTTTTGAAGGCGGTTACGCCGCCTACGTCCTGCAGCGCGTGGAACGTGACCGCATTGCCGCGGTGACCGAGAACAAGCGCCAGAACATGATGAAGAAAGAACTGGCGTGGCTTCGCCGCGGCGCCCCGGCCCGCACGTCCAAGCCGAAGTTCCGCATCGAAGCGGCCAATCAGCTGATCGCTGATGTGCCGCCGGCGCGTAATCCGCTGGAACTGCAGAAGATGGCCACCAGCCGTTTGGGCAAGGACGTCATCGACCTGCTGGATACCGAAGTATCCTTCGGCGCCAAGCAGGTGCTCAAGCCATTCACCTGGCGCATCGGCCCAGGCGAGCGCACGGGCCTGCTCGGTGCCAATGGCGCCGGCAAGTCCACCCTGCTGGGCCTGATCGCCGGAACCGTGGAGCCCACTGGCGGCAAGATCAAGCGCGGCCAGACGGTGAAGCTGGCTGTGCTGGACCAGCAGTTCCGCGAGCTGGAGCAGATCGGCCAGGACAAGGTCCGCGAAGTCCTCGCCCGCTACCGCACCACCTTCAACGTGGATGGCAAAGACCTGACCCCGGCACAGCTGCTGGAACGCCTGGGCTTCTCTTCGGCGCACCTGTCCACCAAGGTCGCAGAGCTCTCCGGTGGCCAGCGTCGCCGCCTGCAGCTGCTGATGATCTTGATGGATGAACCGAATGTCATGATCCTCGATGAGCCCACCAACGATGTTGATACCGACATGTTGGCAGCCCTGGAGGACCTGTTGGACTCATGGCCGGGCACGCTGATCGTGGTCTCCCACGACCGGTACCTGCTCGAACGCGTCACCGACCAGCAGTACGCGATTCTCGGCGGGCAATTCCGCCACGTCCCAGGCGGCGTGGATGAATACCTCAAGCTGCGTGCCGCGGAAGGCTCCACCGGTGGTTCCAACCCTTCGCAGTCTCAGGGCGGATCGTCGGTGGCCAAGCCTACTGGCCCATCGGGTGCCGAACTGCGTGCAGCTCAGAAAGAGTTGAATGCCAACGAGCGCAAGGTATCGCAGCTCAACGAGAAGATCGCCAAGGTCCATGCAAAAATGGCCGATCACGACCAGAGCGACTACGAAGGCTTGGGCAAGTTCACCGCGGAAATCGATGAATACCAAACCCAGATCGATGAGCTCGAAGAGCGTTGGCTGGAACTGACTGAAATGCTTGAGTAA